A DNA window from Borrelia sp. HM contains the following coding sequences:
- a CDS encoding P83/100 family protein, which translates to MRVIRLVFASLFIFLNVFPFQAREVDKKKLKDFINMDLEFVNYRGPYDSTDTYQQIVGIGEFLAKNLINNKSNYYKRYYLNRYVDNSDDKSSTDVFLIGASSSLDSILNLRRILTGYLIEAFGYSRESAALLAKAITISNAVYRGDLNYYSDAYIQPALEGISKENVGLSRVYSQWAGKTCIFIPLKRDILSGSIETDVDLDKLVTDKVLGALLNENEEVQTDFARELTDVQDEMRDVDQDKVDIESDALKSISDELNKTIDNLREQLERATDDFEKERIKKQIDDKVVGRDVLKNKESGLEKSQKKLDNSQSKLDKQRDAVKNKLQEKIDQANKDKNLPKPGDISSPKVDEKLQLTEAIEDLKEQLERATDDVEKERIKKQIDDKVVRRDVLKNKESGLEKSQKKLDNSQSKLDKQRDVAKNKLQEKIGQENKDKNLPKPGDISSLKVDEKLQLTEAIEDLKKQLEKATDDVEKERIKKQIDDKVVGRDVLKNKENVLEKSQKKLDNSQSKLDKQRDVAKNKLQEKIDQENKDKNLPKPGDISSLKVDEKLQLTEAIEDLKEQLEKATDDVEKERIKKQIDDKVVRRDVLKNKESGLEKSQKKLDNSQSKLDKQRDVAKNKLQEKIGQENKDKNLPKPGDISSLKVDEKLQLTEAIEDLKKQLEKATDDVEKERIKKQIDDNMVKRENLGNRPLNSKMQLAQSVHPKNISKLPLNNANHKHKSVFLEIINPNTNLGVLRLIDADENKVKEASQYGIRRYGIYERDNDFVAIRLCSGVAKLQLISKSENLEVKSQAKFDLNRNSSLFVDSKMILVVVKDNNMWKLAKFAPNDLNKFVLSEDEIFPFTSFTVDEKYVYLQDASKNIITLDLNTLKKIFESKDT; encoded by the coding sequence ATGAGAGTAATAAGATTAGTTTTTGCTTCTTTATTTATATTTTTGAATGTTTTTCCTTTTCAGGCTAGAGAAGTTGATAAAAAAAAATTGAAAGATTTTATTAATATGGATCTTGAATTTGTGAATTATAGAGGTCCTTATGATTCTACAGATACGTATCAACAAATAGTAGGTATTGGTGAATTTTTAGCTAAAAATTTAATTAATAATAAGTCTAATTATTATAAAAGATATTATCTTAATAGATATGTTGATAATAGTGATGATAAAAGTAGTACAGATGTTTTTCTTATTGGTGCTAGTTCTTCTCTTGATAGTATCTTAAATCTTAGAAGAATATTGACTGGATATTTGATAGAAGCTTTTGGTTACAGTAGAGAAAGTGCAGCTTTATTGGCTAAAGCTATTACAATATCTAATGCTGTTTATCGTGGTGATTTGAATTATTATAGTGATGCTTATATTCAGCCTGCACTTGAAGGTATAAGTAAAGAGAATGTAGGATTATCAAGAGTTTATAGCCAGTGGGCTGGAAAAACTTGTATTTTTATTCCGCTTAAGAGAGATATTTTATCAGGTAGCATTGAGACAGATGTTGATCTTGATAAACTAGTTACGGATAAGGTATTAGGGGCGCTTTTAAATGAAAATGAGGAAGTTCAAACAGATTTTGCAAGAGAGCTTACTGATGTTCAGGATGAAATGCGCGATGTTGATCAAGATAAGGTAGATATTGAATCTGATGCTTTGAAAAGTATTAGTGATGAGTTAAATAAGACTATTGATAACTTAAGGGAACAACTTGAGAGAGCTACTGATGATTTTGAGAAAGAAAGGATTAAGAAACAAATTGATGATAAAGTAGTTGGGAGAGATGTTTTAAAGAATAAAGAAAGTGGACTTGAAAAATCTCAAAAGAAATTAGATAACTCTCAGAGTAAATTAGATAAGCAAAGAGATGCAGTTAAGAATAAACTACAAGAAAAAATTGATCAAGCAAACAAAGATAAGAATTTGCCAAAACCTGGAGATATAAGTTCTCCAAAAGTAGATGAGAAATTACAGTTAACTGAAGCTATTGAAGACTTGAAAGAGCAACTTGAGAGAGCTACTGATGATGTTGAGAAGGAAAGGATTAAGAAACAAATTGATGATAAAGTAGTTAGGAGAGATGTTTTAAAGAATAAAGAAAGTGGACTTGAAAAATCTCAAAAGAAATTAGATAACTCTCAGAGTAAATTAGATAAGCAAAGAGATGTAGCTAAGAATAAATTACAGGAAAAAATTGGTCAAGAAAACAAAGATAAGAATTTGCCAAAACCTGGAGATATAAGTTCTTTAAAAGTAGATGAGAAATTACAGTTAACTGAAGCTATTGAAGATTTGAAAAAGCAACTTGAGAAAGCTACTGATGATGTTGAGAAGGAAAGGATTAAGAAACAAATTGATGATAAAGTAGTTGGGAGAGATGTTTTAAAGAATAAAGAAAATGTACTTGAAAAATCTCAAAAGAAATTAGATAACTCTCAGAGTAAATTAGATAAGCAAAGAGATGTAGCTAAGAATAAATTACAAGAAAAAATTGATCAAGAAAACAAAGATAAGAATTTGCCAAAACCTGGAGATATAAGTTCTTTAAAAGTAGATGAGAAATTACAGTTAACTGAAGCTATTGAAGACTTAAAAGAGCAACTTGAGAAAGCTACTGATGATGTTGAGAAGGAAAGGATTAAGAAACAAATTGATGATAAAGTAGTTAGGAGAGATGTTTTAAAGAATAAAGAAAGTGGACTTGAAAAATCTCAAAAGAAATTAGATAACTCTCAGAGTAAATTAGATAAGCAAAGAGATGTAGCTAAGAATAAATTACAAGAAAAAATTGGTCAAGAAAACAAAGATAAGAATTTGCCAAAACCTGGAGATATAAGTTCTTTAAAAGTAGATGAGAAATTACAGTTAACTGAAGCTATTGAAGATTTGAAAAAGCAACTTGAGAAAGCTACTGATGATGTTGAGAAGGAAAGGATTAAGAAACAAATTGATGATAATATGGTTAAAAGGGAAAATTTAGGGAATAGACCTTTAAATTCTAAAATGCAACTTGCTCAATCAGTTCATCCAAAAAATATAAGTAAATTGCCTCTTAATAATGCGAATCATAAGCATAAGTCTGTTTTCTTAGAGATTATTAATCCCAATACTAATTTGGGAGTTCTTAGATTGATTGATGCAGATGAAAATAAAGTAAAAGAGGCTTCTCAATATGGTATTAGAAGATATGGTATTTATGAGCGAGATAATGATTTTGTAGCTATAAGACTTTGTTCGGGTGTTGCAAAGCTTCAGTTGATTAGTAAGTCAGAAAATTTAGAAGTTAAATCTCAAGCAAAGTTTGATTTAAATAGAAATTCTTCTCTTTTTGTTGATTCGAAAATGATTTTAGTGGTTGTTAAGGATAATAATATGTGGAAATTGGCAAAATTTGCTCCAAATGATTTGAATAAATTTGTGCTATCAGAGGATGAAATTTTTCCATTTACAAGTTTTACTGTTGATGAAAAATATGTTTATTTGCAAGATGCATCTAAGAATATTATTACTTTAGATTTAAATACTCTTAAAAAGATATTTGAATCTAAAGATACTTAA
- the nth gene encoding endonuclease III, whose amino-acid sequence MVYNYFMLDIDLIVDETLSRYPYVKPFLTFKNNYELLIMVILSARTTDNMVNKTVPELFQRYRDFKSLANADLMDVKRLIYKLGFYLNKSKNIINCSRMILENFKGIIPDNIVDLVSLPGVGRKTANVILGVIYDKPAIIVDTHFSRVVMRHGITIEKTPLKIELDLKQKISPDKQYRFSMAINKHGRDICTSRNKTCNDCFLNKFVPRVI is encoded by the coding sequence ATGGTTTATAATTATTTTATGCTTGATATTGACTTAATTGTAGATGAAACTTTATCTAGATATCCATATGTTAAACCTTTTTTAACTTTTAAAAATAATTATGAACTTTTAATAATGGTAATTTTAAGTGCAAGGACAACTGATAATATGGTGAATAAAACTGTACCTGAACTTTTTCAAAGATACAGAGATTTTAAAAGTTTAGCCAATGCTGATTTGATGGATGTTAAGAGATTAATTTATAAATTAGGGTTTTATTTAAATAAATCTAAAAATATTATTAATTGCTCACGAATGATTTTAGAAAATTTTAAAGGTATTATTCCTGATAATATTGTTGATCTTGTATCTTTGCCAGGGGTAGGTAGGAAAACAGCTAATGTTATTCTTGGAGTTATTTATGACAAGCCTGCTATAATTGTAGATACTCATTTTAGCAGGGTTGTAATGAGACATGGAATTACAATTGAGAAAACACCTTTAAAAATTGAATTAGATTTAAAGCAGAAAATATCTCCTGATAAACAATATAGATTTTCTATGGCTATTAATAAGCATGGAAGAGATATTTGTACGTCACGCAATAAGACCTGTAATGATTGTTTTTTAAACAAATTTGTACCCAGAGTTATTTAA
- a CDS encoding ABC transporter permease subunit, translating into MIPKLKKSQAIILLGIFFLVLIITPKFINENSQLAIYKKDPNKIYNQQNNNLPQLPTDKNPLGTDKMGRDILARLILATRNSILLSFSYAAISAIIGVFIGITIGNLKFKTCLIISKLIESLQTIPFSYILMLIFYYFAKQKTYGILEVAVTLALIHGWIKFAFIARNNTLIIKNLDYVKASKTIGASRSRIIIYHIFPEVFSSISSIIPLQISKSLTTFEIVSFLQKSDKSSYPSLGELLQYIEMGKEYFWIWGNPLIILITINIILTPISLKLKKYIKPFIS; encoded by the coding sequence ATGATACCTAAATTAAAAAAGTCACAGGCCATAATATTACTAGGAATATTTTTTTTAGTTTTAATCATAACTCCTAAATTCATTAATGAAAATTCGCAATTAGCCATATATAAAAAAGATCCAAATAAAATATATAATCAACAAAACAATAATTTACCCCAACTACCAACAGACAAAAATCCTCTAGGAACAGATAAAATGGGAAGAGATATACTAGCAAGACTAATACTTGCTACTAGAAATTCTATTTTACTATCATTTAGTTATGCAGCTATTTCTGCAATAATCGGAGTATTTATAGGAATAACAATAGGAAATTTAAAATTTAAAACTTGTTTGATCATCTCAAAACTAATAGAATCACTACAAACAATACCATTTTCTTATATATTAATGCTAATTTTTTACTACTTTGCAAAGCAAAAAACCTACGGTATACTAGAAGTCGCAGTTACTTTAGCATTAATACATGGCTGGATTAAATTTGCATTCATAGCAAGAAATAATACACTGATAATTAAAAACCTTGATTACGTAAAAGCAAGTAAAACGATAGGTGCAAGTCGATCTAGAATAATAATATATCACATATTTCCAGAAGTTTTTTCATCAATATCATCAATAATTCCTCTACAAATTTCTAAAAGTCTAACTACTTTTGAAATAGTAAGTTTCTTACAAAAATCAGATAAAAGCTCTTATCCAAGCCTTGGAGAACTTTTACAATATATAGAAATGGGAAAAGAATATTTTTGGATATGGGGCAATCCATTAATCATATTAATCACCATTAATATAATATTAACACCAATAAGCTTAAAACTTAAAAAATATATAAAACCTTTTATTTCCTGA
- a CDS encoding ABC transporter permease → MLINAILSTFLCISLLNMFSDNKHSNIPFIQKNIFRDYLEYIGIIKSIESYRLAYDFDPNKPLSKNHFAKHIAGSLYIVYQTKYKGLIWGTPYNSALIKGESPISVIFSKMKNTLKISIPGIILSYTTAILFIFVWTLFVKNKILNNILEYTLLFLHSIPRNLTIIIITSLLYYLKTNPKNLIIGGFAWFFSFFIFNAVIFKQSLDKNLSEFYITAAKSRGINNFKIIILHALIPSLIPLITHLRSVLSTAFFGSFFIETMFGIDGIGALTINAMRNNDYIVYRDLLFVGVFIMLIPNFISDILIHNLNPYRGILE, encoded by the coding sequence ATGTTAATTAATGCAATTCTATCAACATTTCTTTGCATATCATTACTCAATATGTTTTCGGACAATAAGCATTCTAATATCCCATTTATACAAAAAAATATATTTAGAGATTATTTGGAATATATTGGAATAATAAAAAGTATTGAAAGCTATAGATTAGCATATGATTTTGACCCAAACAAACCCTTGAGCAAAAATCATTTTGCAAAACATATTGCAGGTAGTCTATACATAGTCTATCAAACAAAATATAAAGGATTAATATGGGGTACGCCTTATAACTCTGCACTTATAAAAGGAGAATCACCAATAAGTGTAATTTTTAGCAAAATGAAGAATACATTAAAAATATCAATCCCAGGTATTATTCTCTCTTACACAACAGCCATTTTGTTCATTTTTGTTTGGACTTTATTCGTCAAAAATAAAATATTAAACAATATTTTAGAATATACATTGCTATTTTTACATTCAATACCAAGAAATTTAACGATCATAATAATAACTTCTTTACTTTACTATCTAAAAACAAATCCAAAAAACTTAATAATAGGCGGATTTGCATGGTTCTTTTCCTTTTTTATATTCAATGCTGTTATTTTTAAACAATCTCTTGATAAAAATTTGTCTGAATTCTATATAACAGCTGCAAAATCAAGAGGAATAAATAATTTTAAAATAATAATATTACATGCATTAATTCCCTCGCTAATTCCACTCATTACTCACCTTAGATCTGTTCTTTCTACAGCTTTCTTTGGTTCATTTTTTATTGAGACAATGTTTGGAATTGATGGAATTGGGGCTTTAACAATCAATGCAATGAGAAATAATGATTACATTGTCTATAGAGATTTATTATTTGTTGGGGTTTTTATTATGCTTATACCAAATTTCATAAGTGATATCTTAATACATAATCTTAATCCTTATAGAGGAATATTAGAATGA
- a CDS encoding septum formation initiator family protein, which translates to MALTKKIILSIYIGIISYFTIVPIFGEMGIVNYKKLNNNLALMKSHIEKLKEIQKTLKKKYIALQISKPAILREASKIGYYPKKSIIIKSLDEDENLYQGNILNIEHKVENKNIVKNFHFFSIIISLIFYFLLSYFDKRTIIKNGGKFTQIHLF; encoded by the coding sequence ATGGCTTTAACAAAAAAAATTATATTATCCATTTACATAGGAATAATAAGTTATTTTACAATTGTACCAATATTTGGAGAAATGGGAATTGTGAACTACAAGAAACTAAATAACAATCTAGCTTTAATGAAAAGTCATATTGAAAAACTAAAAGAAATACAAAAAACACTAAAAAAAAAATATATTGCTTTGCAAATATCTAAACCAGCAATCTTAAGAGAGGCAAGTAAGATAGGGTACTATCCTAAAAAATCTATAATCATAAAAAGTCTTGATGAAGATGAAAATTTATACCAAGGAAATATATTAAATATAGAACATAAGGTGGAAAATAAAAACATAGTTAAAAATTTTCACTTCTTTTCAATAATAATTTCACTCATTTTTTATTTTTTATTAAGTTACTTTGATAAAAGAACTATTATTAAAAATGGAGGTAAATTCACACAAATACATTTATTCTAA
- a CDS encoding DUF4340 domain-containing protein gives MNNKETLLGMKENIKIAIIIILISTFLLGIIFSNQNKVARLLEEKFFSIDFKKIAKIETELEGTMIKSGKVWELKYNDINIPIDEKRVNSMIQDLEKLQKNKLVSRDHKKHKELGIKEKPDFKLFDDKNNLLTEIFIGNSGEGDSRLSYIKGSDQNVYLTDNIFLSYKGNSYNTFANTKLFEENNSKIENLSFKVLNKLKKDEEDTIKNDYSVSTKDGLYFFNQEVLHKERILQMIQEFITDGIEIDTSKIKDYNPQYNIEIKWNNKSINNIDVYFNKNEKNRDILIKKDNDTYYYTTNKWAFFEAFDLEKKINIKDDAPPNEDHLQENNEHHH, from the coding sequence ATGAACAATAAAGAAACGTTGTTAGGAATGAAAGAAAATATAAAAATAGCAATAATTATAATATTAATATCTACATTTTTATTAGGAATAATATTCTCCAATCAAAATAAAGTTGCAAGACTTTTAGAAGAAAAATTTTTTTCAATAGATTTTAAAAAAATTGCAAAAATTGAAACAGAACTTGAAGGTACAATGATAAAATCAGGAAAAGTTTGGGAACTGAAATACAATGATATCAATATTCCAATTGATGAGAAAAGAGTTAACTCTATGATTCAAGATTTGGAAAAACTTCAAAAAAATAAACTCGTAAGTAGAGATCACAAAAAACATAAAGAACTAGGAATAAAAGAAAAGCCAGATTTCAAACTATTTGATGATAAAAATAATCTTTTAACAGAAATATTTATTGGCAATTCAGGAGAAGGAGATTCAAGACTATCTTATATCAAAGGCAGCGACCAAAATGTATATTTAACAGACAACATCTTTTTATCATATAAAGGCAACTCTTATAATACATTTGCAAACACTAAACTTTTTGAAGAAAATAACTCAAAAATAGAAAACTTATCTTTTAAAGTACTAAATAAACTAAAAAAAGATGAGGAAGATACAATAAAAAACGATTATAGTGTATCCACTAAAGATGGTCTTTACTTTTTCAATCAAGAAGTATTACACAAAGAAAGAATCTTACAAATGATCCAAGAATTCATAACAGACGGAATTGAAATAGACACAAGCAAAATCAAAGATTACAATCCACAATATAATATTGAAATAAAATGGAACAATAAAAGTATCAATAATATTGATGTTTATTTCAATAAAAATGAAAAAAATAGAGATATCTTAATCAAAAAAGATAATGATACATATTATTATACCACTAACAAGTGGGCCTTTTTTGAGGCATTCGATTTAGAAAAAAAAATAAATATAAAAGATGATGCTCCGCCTAATGAAGATCATCTACAAGAAAACAATGAGCACCACCATTAA
- a CDS encoding Gldg family protein, producing the protein MKNKYKEILNLALNLTIIFLVFCNISILIFKIDFTKNKAFTISKVTKNLFTNAKEKVYITYYNSASLGNYFAFPDQIKNFLTSLADSSGGKLIYKEIDADKLNTPLEQIGIPSQQIDLRDINQFSILKIYSGIEIIYEGKREVLPIVTEISNLEYDLASSLDKLINNTKKVLGLIFGDAKLKEIHKNFITIMQKGFKTEVKEININNETLQDINGLFIIGSKEINKENLKKIDEFIVNNGKVLLATSKIDYNPQSPYTTTAIKSELFDLIESYGVKYNENMILDKRAPSLFLGGNFQTYYPWILIDKSNIVDNNNPLLKNFYDTIIPWSNSIEIIEAKENEIKYLPLFTSSKESWQVDDKKIASIAMHSFNVPKTFDKDDKQKILGYSIEGQIKSLYKDKKSENSKIILLGSSMIFSDYMYNGSPSNFEFAGRISDYLMKKEAFFSIKSREVRSKLKFINSSTEMLNAKFSLIIINLIILPTAIIIFGLIRFAQKRRNN; encoded by the coding sequence ATGAAAAATAAATACAAAGAGATTTTAAATTTAGCATTAAATCTTACAATAATATTTTTAGTTTTTTGCAACATATCCATATTAATTTTTAAAATAGACTTTACTAAAAACAAAGCCTTTACAATTTCTAAAGTTACAAAAAATTTATTTACAAATGCAAAGGAAAAAGTGTATATTACCTACTATAATTCCGCAAGTCTTGGAAATTATTTTGCATTTCCAGATCAAATAAAAAATTTTCTAACAAGCCTTGCTGACTCTTCAGGTGGGAAATTAATTTACAAAGAAATAGATGCTGATAAATTAAACACTCCTTTAGAACAAATTGGAATTCCATCTCAACAAATTGATCTAAGAGATATTAACCAATTTTCAATACTTAAAATATACTCAGGAATTGAAATAATTTATGAAGGAAAACGCGAAGTACTTCCTATAGTAACAGAAATTAGCAACTTAGAATATGATCTTGCAAGTAGCTTAGATAAATTAATAAACAATACAAAAAAAGTATTAGGACTTATTTTTGGAGATGCCAAATTAAAAGAAATACATAAAAATTTTATAACAATAATGCAAAAAGGTTTTAAAACCGAGGTTAAAGAAATCAATATTAACAATGAAACACTGCAAGATATAAATGGATTATTTATAATTGGTTCTAAAGAAATAAACAAGGAAAATTTGAAAAAAATTGACGAATTTATTGTCAATAACGGAAAAGTATTATTAGCCACAAGTAAAATCGATTATAATCCCCAAAGTCCATATACAACAACTGCAATTAAATCAGAACTCTTTGATTTAATTGAAAGTTATGGTGTTAAGTATAATGAGAATATGATCCTTGATAAAAGAGCCCCAAGTCTTTTTTTAGGTGGCAACTTTCAAACTTATTATCCATGGATCTTAATTGATAAAAGTAATATTGTAGATAACAATAATCCCCTACTTAAAAATTTTTATGACACCATAATTCCTTGGAGTAATTCAATAGAGATTATAGAAGCTAAAGAGAATGAAATAAAATATTTACCTCTGTTTACAAGTTCTAAAGAATCTTGGCAAGTTGATGATAAAAAAATTGCAAGCATAGCCATGCATTCGTTTAACGTTCCAAAAACATTTGACAAAGATGATAAGCAAAAAATTCTTGGATATTCCATTGAAGGACAAATTAAAAGCTTATACAAGGACAAAAAATCTGAAAATTCAAAAATAATTTTACTAGGTTCAAGCATGATATTTAGCGATTATATGTATAATGGTTCACCTTCAAACTTTGAATTTGCAGGAAGAATTTCAGATTATCTAATGAAAAAGGAAGCATTTTTTAGCATTAAATCAAGAGAAGTACGTTCTAAATTAAAATTTATCAATTCATCAACAGAAATGTTAAATGCAAAATTTTCGTTAATAATCATAAATTTAATCATATTGCCTACAGCAATAATAATATTTGGACTTATCAGATTTGCCCAAAAAAGAAGAAACAATTAA
- a CDS encoding ABC transporter permease: MKIDLRQSLILSKKELKVLFGTLTAYVVMLFFLIFVNFSFIFLSGFFIKDNASLMSYFSSMPIILMLVLPALSMGIFSEEYKTGSIELLYALPISPQEIVFGKFITLKIFTLILFILTLPLTIMTIFMGEFDLGIIFLQYLGIILYSLSVLSMGIFISSITKSQIVSYILSVFTLTIILFSGKLVMIFGKDNIFGKILNFISINNHFNYFNMGILNLSDLIYFITFSITFLMLSSYIIKLKKWR; encoded by the coding sequence ATGAAAATAGACTTAAGACAATCCCTAATCTTGTCAAAGAAAGAATTAAAAGTTTTATTTGGAACACTAACTGCATATGTTGTAATGTTATTTTTCCTCATATTTGTAAATTTCTCTTTTATTTTTTTATCAGGATTTTTTATCAAAGACAATGCGTCATTAATGTCTTACTTCTCATCAATGCCAATTATTTTAATGTTAGTGCTTCCTGCCCTTAGTATGGGAATATTCTCAGAAGAATATAAAACAGGAAGCATTGAATTACTTTATGCACTACCAATAAGCCCACAAGAAATAGTATTTGGAAAATTTATTACACTTAAGATATTTACATTAATACTTTTCATACTCACACTACCACTGACAATAATGACAATCTTTATGGGTGAATTTGATCTTGGTATAATTTTCCTTCAATATCTAGGAATAATTCTTTACTCCTTATCAGTACTTAGCATGGGAATATTCATATCATCTATCACTAAAAGTCAAATAGTATCTTATATACTAAGCGTATTCACACTAACAATAATATTATTTTCAGGAAAGTTAGTAATGATATTTGGTAAAGATAATATATTTGGAAAAATACTCAACTTTATCTCAATTAACAATCACTTTAATTACTTTAATATGGGAATATTAAACTTATCAGACCTTATCTATTTTATTACATTTTCAATTACTTTCCTGATGTTAAGCTCATATATCATAAAATTAAAAAAATGGAGATAA
- a CDS encoding ABC transporter ATP-binding protein — protein sequence MISVKNVTKTYGSFTALFNISFRVDKGEVLGILGPNGAGKSTLIKILTSFHYPNKGNVEIFGKDITQNSKEILKNIGYIPEKLALYQELSVKEYLDFISEIKGIENPTKEIDKAIDIFKLQSVKNKLISTLSKGFKQRVGIAGALINNPKLVILDEPTNGLDPNQIIEFKEVLKELAKNSTILFSSHILSEVESICKRIIIINNGEIIADDTKENITKNRMQETEIDLIVYKDSGITKEYFNKTDIFTLIKIEEHQKEINVSLRLAPDKTEKELFNYVVSQGMILKSMIPKSENLEKIFSKLTKERKQ from the coding sequence ATGATAAGTGTAAAAAATGTCACTAAAACATATGGGTCATTCACAGCTCTCTTTAATATTAGCTTTAGGGTTGATAAAGGAGAGGTACTTGGCATACTTGGACCAAATGGAGCAGGAAAATCGACATTAATAAAAATTCTAACATCATTTCACTACCCTAACAAAGGCAATGTAGAAATCTTTGGAAAAGATATCACACAAAATTCAAAAGAAATACTTAAAAATATAGGTTACATACCTGAAAAACTAGCTCTTTACCAAGAACTATCTGTTAAGGAATATTTAGACTTCATATCAGAAATTAAGGGAATTGAAAACCCTACAAAAGAAATAGACAAGGCTATTGATATCTTCAAGCTTCAAAGTGTCAAAAATAAACTAATATCTACACTATCAAAAGGATTTAAGCAAAGAGTAGGAATAGCTGGTGCTTTAATTAATAATCCCAAACTTGTAATACTTGATGAACCTACAAATGGGCTTGACCCAAATCAAATTATAGAATTTAAAGAAGTTTTAAAAGAACTTGCAAAAAATAGCACAATACTATTCTCATCTCATATTTTAAGCGAAGTAGAGTCAATTTGTAAAAGAATAATTATTATCAATAATGGAGAAATTATTGCTGATGATACTAAAGAAAACATAACTAAAAACAGAATGCAAGAAACTGAAATAGATCTAATTGTTTATAAAGATTCTGGAATAACAAAAGAATATTTCAATAAAACTGATATATTTACACTAATTAAAATAGAAGAACATCAAAAAGAAATAAACGTTTCACTAAGACTTGCACCTGATAAAACAGAGAAAGAACTTTTTAATTATGTTGTAAGTCAAGGTATGATATTAAAATCAATGATACCAAAATCTGAAAATTTAGAAAAAATATTTAGCAAACTAACAAAGGAGAGAAAACAATGA
- a CDS encoding ribonuclease Z codes for MDFNINILGTGGTRPLHNRYLTSILVEYHGENFLFDCGEATQMSLRKQKISWQKIKIICITHLHADHITGLLGIVMLMAQSGDTRREPLTIIGPIGIKKYLETNIELLRVHKNYDIIYKEIIINKTESVLYEDKRKKIEYIKLKHSIDCVGYLFIEKDKPGKFDNQKAENLNIPKGPIRKKLQDGYEVILNGKKILPSEILGKAQKGLKFAYITDTAYFEELSIHIKNFNLVIIESTFKNDLKEEAKKKLHLTSKSAAQIAKKANVKQTGLIHFSERYILSKDLYELLDEAKQEYPNGEIFLTKDGMRLKSNKDKFIIK; via the coding sequence TTGGATTTTAATATTAACATTCTTGGCACAGGAGGAACAAGACCACTACATAATAGATATTTAACTTCCATTTTAGTAGAATACCATGGTGAAAATTTCCTCTTTGATTGTGGCGAAGCCACTCAAATGTCCCTTAGAAAACAAAAAATATCATGGCAAAAAATCAAAATTATTTGCATAACACATTTACATGCTGATCACATAACAGGGTTACTTGGAATAGTAATGCTTATGGCACAAAGTGGTGATACAAGAAGAGAACCTCTAACTATAATTGGACCTATTGGAATTAAAAAATATTTAGAAACAAACATCGAACTTTTGCGAGTACACAAGAATTATGACATAATATACAAAGAAATAATAATAAACAAAACAGAATCTGTTTTGTATGAAGATAAAAGAAAAAAAATTGAATACATAAAACTTAAACATTCAATAGACTGTGTTGGATATTTATTTATAGAAAAAGATAAGCCTGGTAAATTTGACAACCAAAAAGCCGAAAATTTAAATATACCAAAAGGGCCTATTAGAAAAAAATTACAGGACGGATATGAAGTAATACTTAATGGAAAGAAAATATTACCCTCTGAAATACTAGGCAAAGCACAAAAAGGATTAAAATTTGCATATATCACAGATACGGCTTACTTTGAAGAACTATCTATACACATTAAAAACTTTAATCTAGTAATAATTGAGAGTACATTCAAAAATGACTTAAAAGAGGAGGCTAAAAAAAAATTACATTTAACATCAAAATCAGCAGCACAAATTGCAAAAAAAGCAAATGTGAAGCAAACAGGTCTTATCCATTTTAGCGAAAGATATATACTTAGTAAAGATTTATACGAATTACTAGATGAAGCAAAACAAGAATATCCCAATGGAGAAATATTTTTAACAAAAGATGGAATGAGACTCAAATCAAATAAAGATAAATTTATTATAAAATAA